The Caballeronia sp. Lep1P3 genome window below encodes:
- the lpxD gene encoding UDP-3-O-(3-hydroxymyristoyl)glucosamine N-acyltransferase, with product MAITLDELVKRFGGEVVGQGAHRVEGLAPLDKAGPAQLAFLANQKYLPQVETTRAGAVLISRADLDKLATPRADSNFIVTPNPYAYFARVAQAFIDLTAPKAIPGVHPTAYIDPAAKVAASAVIGPHVSVEAGAVVGERVKLNAGVSIGRGVTLGDDVHLYPNVTVYHGCKLGARVIVHAGSVIGADGFGFAPDFVGEGDARTGSWVKIPQVGAVNIGDDVEIGANTTIDRGAMADTVIEESVKIDNLVQIGHNCRIGAYTVIAGCSGIAGSTNIGRHCMIGGAVGIAGHVTLADYVIVTAQSGVSKSLNKPGMYTSAFPAVSHADWNKSAALVRNLDKLRDRIKALEAALDDKKSDDA from the coding sequence ATGGCGATCACGCTCGACGAACTGGTCAAGCGCTTTGGCGGCGAGGTGGTCGGCCAGGGCGCGCATCGCGTCGAAGGCCTTGCGCCGCTCGACAAGGCCGGGCCCGCGCAGCTCGCGTTCCTCGCGAATCAGAAGTATCTGCCGCAGGTCGAAACGACCCGCGCGGGCGCCGTCCTCATTTCGCGCGCGGATCTCGACAAGCTCGCGACGCCGCGCGCGGACAGTAATTTCATCGTCACGCCGAATCCTTACGCCTATTTCGCGCGCGTCGCGCAGGCGTTCATCGATCTGACGGCGCCGAAAGCGATACCGGGCGTGCATCCGACCGCGTACATCGATCCGGCCGCGAAAGTCGCGGCGAGCGCGGTCATCGGGCCGCACGTCAGCGTGGAAGCGGGCGCGGTCGTCGGCGAGCGCGTGAAGCTGAACGCGGGCGTTTCGATTGGCCGCGGCGTGACGCTCGGCGATGATGTGCATCTGTATCCCAACGTCACCGTCTATCATGGTTGCAAGTTGGGCGCGCGCGTGATCGTTCACGCGGGCTCGGTGATCGGCGCGGACGGTTTCGGATTCGCGCCGGATTTCGTCGGTGAAGGCGATGCGCGCACCGGAAGCTGGGTGAAGATTCCGCAGGTCGGCGCGGTGAATATCGGCGACGACGTGGAAATCGGCGCGAATACGACGATCGATCGCGGCGCAATGGCCGATACGGTCATCGAAGAAAGCGTGAAGATCGACAATCTGGTGCAGATCGGACACAACTGCCGCATCGGCGCGTACACGGTCATCGCCGGTTGCTCGGGCATCGCGGGCAGCACGAACATCGGGCGGCATTGCATGATCGGCGGGGCAGTGGGCATCGCGGGTCACGTCACGCTGGCGGATTACGTGATCGTCACCGCGCAGTCGGGCGTGTCGAAATCGCTCAACAAGCCCGGCATGTACACGAGCGCGTTCCCCGCGGTGAGCCACGCCGACTGGAACAAGAGCGCGGCGCTCGTGCGCAATCTGGACAAGCTGCGCGATCGCATCAAGGCGCTCGAAGCCGCGCTGGACGACAAAAAGAGCGATGATGCCTGA
- a CDS encoding OmpH family outer membrane protein, protein MVLGLGAVAKADAQEARIAAVNSDRILRESSAAKAAQTKLEQEFSKRDKALQDMAQRLKAMSDNIDKNGPSMAPTDRAARQRDLAQLDTDFQRKQREFREDLNQRRNEELAAVLDRANKVIKQIAEQQHYDLIVQEAVYVSPRIDITDQVLKALAATTQNGGASPN, encoded by the coding sequence ATGGTCCTCGGCCTGGGCGCGGTCGCGAAAGCGGACGCTCAGGAAGCGCGCATCGCAGCGGTCAATTCCGATCGCATCCTGCGCGAGTCGTCGGCGGCGAAGGCCGCGCAGACGAAGCTGGAACAGGAGTTCTCCAAGCGCGACAAGGCGCTGCAGGACATGGCGCAGCGGCTCAAGGCGATGTCGGACAACATCGACAAGAACGGCCCGTCGATGGCGCCGACCGACCGCGCCGCGCGTCAACGCGATCTCGCGCAGCTCGACACCGACTTCCAGCGCAAGCAGCGTGAATTCCGCGAAGACCTCAATCAGCGCCGCAACGAAGAACTGGCGGCGGTGCTGGATCGCGCGAACAAGGTCATCAAGCAGATTGCCGAGCAGCAGCATTACGATCTGATCGTGCAGGAAGCGGTCTACGTGAGCCCGCGCATCGACATTACCGATCAGGTGCTGAAGGCGCTCGCAGCCACGACGCAGAACGGCGGCGCGAGCCCGAACTGA